Proteins encoded together in one uncultured Desulfosarcina sp. window:
- a CDS encoding TM1266 family iron-only hydrogenase system putative regulator, protein MEIVKQTAQKMEKRIGVIGLVIRPTACNTAGIQEALRVHETLIIGKMEIPKAAQGQTVMALLIEATTDEVGALTGKLGNLPDVRVKTSLV, encoded by the coding sequence ATGGAAATTGTTAAACAGACAGCCCAGAAGATGGAAAAACGAATCGGGGTCATCGGCCTGGTGATCCGGCCGACCGCGTGCAACACGGCCGGCATCCAGGAGGCTCTTCGCGTCCACGAAACCCTGATCATCGGTAAGATGGAGATTCCCAAAGCCGCTCAGGGGCAGACGGTGATGGCCCTGCTTATCGAAGCCACCACCGACGAGGTGGGTGCATTGACCGGAAAGCTGGGCAACCTGCCCGACGTGCGCGTCAAAACCAGTTTGGTGTAA
- a CDS encoding TonB-dependent receptor, whose amino-acid sequence MKRKSGIYKRSVVLRHFVWLVVLLASGVLPAAADDADTSVVDLEPIVVTARGTACPVSLTPGGVGVVDEEEIERVQPVSITDVTERIPGVEKTSDSPWGSDINIRGLGRNNVIFLVDGFRVNTATDINARFGLVNPDDIERIEVLKGPFSALYGSGSMGGVVNVITRKGGYSDDLRKSGQIKISGASNPQGAGVYAFGAGESSRGWLTAAGAYRDYDDREAADHDTIHNSGFRDDYAKLAGGFRWNDANETTVNFQQMEGHEVGIPGKGLSLPEGPDATYPRTSRVLYALTHAFAPDASRLTESKIDLYLQEIQRRVRLDNFPATMPLERLEPGADHRTLGLKWTNRIDLGAHRSTLGIDLWQWEVDGTERYRYFKNGLTGIDSSLGEVSQLDGGCFMEDDWRFSERVVLNIGGRLDFSHVKSDDLYNWIEPPSALITPTLKREGETTDDVSWQGHLGMTWQFADQWSATAIAASSYRPPDLMDRFKYINLGSGVELFGNPDLDPERSSFFETGLHYVSGRLRFSASAYANFLKDLIAEAAVSDTVRQMENVNRAEIFGGEMLTEWRIADRWSARADISYTHGRNKTEDEPLSYVAPLNGHVALRHGSIADGKWWVEAELAWAAEQDRVPDDQETVPGWQTVNLSAAYRFDLFGRVNTLNAAVTNLLDEEYRNALSTSRGILLEEPGIGFQCSWKIDL is encoded by the coding sequence ATGAAGCGAAAAAGCGGTATTTACAAGCGGAGTGTTGTCTTGCGGCATTTTGTTTGGCTGGTAGTTTTGTTGGCGTCGGGTGTTTTGCCGGCTGCGGCGGACGACGCCGACACGTCGGTGGTCGACCTTGAACCCATCGTGGTGACTGCACGCGGCACGGCCTGCCCGGTTTCTCTGACGCCCGGCGGCGTGGGAGTGGTGGATGAAGAAGAGATCGAGCGCGTGCAGCCGGTGAGTATTACGGACGTCACCGAACGGATTCCAGGCGTGGAGAAGACCTCGGACTCGCCGTGGGGATCGGATATCAACATCCGCGGACTGGGCCGCAACAACGTGATTTTTCTCGTGGACGGCTTCCGCGTTAACACGGCCACGGACATCAACGCCCGTTTCGGCCTGGTCAATCCGGACGACATCGAACGCATCGAAGTACTCAAAGGGCCGTTCAGCGCCCTTTACGGTTCGGGCTCCATGGGCGGTGTGGTGAACGTGATTACCCGCAAAGGTGGCTATTCCGACGACCTTCGGAAAAGCGGCCAGATCAAGATCAGCGGTGCCAGCAATCCGCAAGGCGCGGGGGTCTATGCATTCGGTGCCGGCGAAAGCTCCCGGGGCTGGCTGACAGCCGCCGGCGCATATCGGGACTATGACGATCGCGAAGCCGCCGACCATGATACGATTCACAACAGTGGATTCCGGGACGATTACGCCAAACTTGCCGGTGGGTTTCGCTGGAACGACGCCAACGAAACGACGGTCAATTTCCAGCAGATGGAGGGCCACGAAGTCGGTATTCCCGGTAAAGGACTATCCCTGCCCGAAGGCCCGGATGCGACCTACCCGCGGACCAGCAGGGTATTGTACGCCCTGACCCATGCGTTTGCCCCTGACGCGAGCCGACTGACCGAATCGAAAATCGATTTATATCTTCAGGAAATTCAGCGCCGGGTGCGTCTGGACAATTTTCCTGCGACGATGCCCCTCGAACGCCTCGAACCGGGCGCGGACCATCGCACCCTGGGCCTGAAGTGGACCAACCGGATCGACCTGGGCGCCCACCGATCGACCCTGGGCATCGACCTGTGGCAGTGGGAGGTAGACGGCACCGAGCGTTATCGATATTTTAAAAACGGTCTGACCGGCATCGACAGCAGCCTGGGAGAGGTTTCGCAGCTTGACGGCGGCTGTTTTATGGAAGACGACTGGCGCTTTTCGGAACGGGTCGTTCTCAACATCGGCGGCCGCCTCGATTTTTCGCATGTTAAAAGCGACGACCTGTATAATTGGATCGAGCCGCCCTCCGCCCTTATAACACCGACCCTGAAGCGGGAGGGAGAGACTACGGATGATGTGAGCTGGCAGGGCCACTTGGGTATGACCTGGCAGTTCGCCGACCAATGGTCCGCCACGGCCATCGCCGCTTCCAGCTACCGGCCCCCGGATTTGATGGACCGCTTCAAGTACATCAATCTGGGCAGCGGTGTGGAGCTTTTCGGCAACCCGGATCTGGACCCTGAGCGTTCCAGTTTTTTCGAGACCGGTCTCCACTATGTTTCCGGCAGGCTGCGCTTTTCCGCGTCCGCCTATGCCAACTTTCTCAAGGATCTGATCGCCGAGGCGGCGGTGAGCGATACCGTGCGGCAGATGGAAAATGTCAACCGCGCGGAAATTTTCGGCGGCGAGATGCTTACCGAGTGGCGGATTGCCGACCGATGGTCAGCCCGGGCCGATATCAGCTATACCCACGGGCGCAACAAGACAGAAGACGAACCGTTGTCCTATGTGGCACCGCTAAATGGCCATGTGGCACTTCGTCACGGCAGCATCGCCGACGGAAAATGGTGGGTGGAGGCGGAACTGGCCTGGGCCGCAGAACAGGATCGCGTCCCGGATGATCAGGAGACGGTTCCCGGCTGGCAGACCGTGAATCTGTCCGCGGCATACCGTTTTGATCTCTTCGGTCGGGTCAACACGCTAAACGCCGCGGTGACCAACCTGCTGGACGAAGAGTATCGCAACGCCCTGTCCACTTCGAGGGGCATCCTGCTCGAAGAGCCGGGCATCGGCTTCCAATGCTCGTGGAAAATTGACCTTTGA
- a CDS encoding P-loop NTPase produces the protein MKICICGKGGSGKSTLVALLAGAFARSGKNVIVLDSDESNTSLFWLLGLDEAPRPLMEIVGGKKAVQQKMLDRFAKGQEEPAMSIWTLTHMASSEIPEAFFVAGEACKLVVTGKIYQSMEGCACPMGAVTREFLKILQLSPDEVALIDMEAGIEHFGRGIEANVDMVIAVAEPSLESAELAKKVMDLSVSSGAAFGGVVINKIADAEQREHLRHRLSLLSLPVIGIIDHDASIQTAALEGKPCPETAVDELDRIAATLMIDSRG, from the coding sequence ATGAAGATATGCATCTGCGGAAAAGGGGGAAGCGGAAAGAGTACCTTGGTCGCCCTGCTGGCGGGCGCGTTTGCCCGCAGCGGGAAAAACGTGATTGTGCTGGATTCGGACGAATCGAACACGAGTCTTTTCTGGCTTCTGGGGCTTGACGAGGCACCGCGTCCCCTGATGGAAATCGTTGGTGGAAAGAAAGCCGTCCAACAGAAAATGCTGGATCGCTTTGCAAAGGGGCAAGAGGAACCGGCGATGTCCATCTGGACATTGACGCATATGGCCAGCAGCGAAATCCCGGAGGCGTTTTTCGTGGCGGGTGAGGCCTGCAAACTTGTGGTTACCGGAAAAATCTATCAGTCCATGGAAGGCTGTGCCTGTCCCATGGGTGCGGTGACCCGGGAATTTCTCAAAATCCTTCAGCTATCCCCAGATGAAGTCGCCCTGATCGACATGGAAGCCGGGATCGAGCATTTCGGGCGCGGAATCGAAGCAAATGTCGACATGGTGATCGCTGTTGCCGAGCCATCTCTCGAGTCCGCCGAACTCGCCAAAAAAGTGATGGATCTGAGCGTATCCTCGGGAGCCGCATTCGGGGGTGTCGTGATCAATAAAATTGCCGATGCCGAACAGCGGGAACATCTCCGTCACCGGTTAAGCCTCCTGTCGCTGCCGGTGATCGGGATTATCGACCACGATGCATCGATTCAGACGGCGGCGCTGGAAGGCAAACCATGCCCGGAGACGGCCGTGGATGAACTTGACCGGATTGCCGCAACGCTGATGATCGATTCCAGGGGTTGA
- a CDS encoding FmdE family protein — MHREEALRAINEDQLDYIQKPVSVDFDTAGGFPLSFTHCGEKHVVGEILAQFRTAKSYPINAFLVRTAGDLVFLIYFQIKGLSRHRSIHQGSWVLSFRILHDYELMAFYRRERKMIVNMALKRIADFHGHVCPDLVLGCKLCEVVQNLLPFNGPTNGIAAIIAENSTSALDAIQILLGATLGNQRLKIMDLGKHNYTVIPKSEATGYRVRMKSQDYDDEDLYQRLSGKMLGNTIVMDEVVKLQILLDERVKYLLRQPPEALFEIEPIQKEAQLAEGPSVYLTCCRCGEQVLASHAIERRNAVYCLSCLQRTNAGCRSYRLH, encoded by the coding sequence ATGCATAGAGAAGAGGCGTTACGGGCGATCAACGAGGATCAACTGGATTATATTCAAAAACCGGTGTCCGTGGACTTCGATACGGCCGGTGGGTTCCCGCTTTCCTTTACCCATTGCGGGGAAAAGCATGTCGTCGGTGAGATCCTGGCGCAATTCAGAACGGCAAAATCCTATCCGATCAACGCATTTCTGGTAAGAACAGCCGGGGATCTGGTTTTTCTGATTTACTTCCAGATCAAAGGATTGAGCAGACACCGGTCCATCCATCAAGGTTCCTGGGTTTTGAGTTTCAGAATCCTGCACGACTATGAACTGATGGCCTTTTACAGGAGGGAACGGAAGATGATTGTCAACATGGCCCTCAAGCGAATTGCCGATTTTCACGGGCACGTTTGCCCGGACCTGGTTCTTGGCTGCAAGCTGTGCGAAGTTGTCCAAAATCTGTTGCCGTTCAACGGGCCAACCAATGGCATCGCGGCCATTATCGCAGAGAATTCCACGTCTGCGCTTGACGCCATTCAAATATTGCTCGGCGCCACTTTGGGCAACCAGCGCCTGAAAATCATGGATTTGGGAAAACACAATTATACCGTCATTCCAAAATCGGAGGCTACCGGCTATCGGGTGAGAATGAAATCTCAGGATTACGATGACGAAGACCTGTATCAGCGATTGTCCGGCAAAATGCTCGGCAATACGATCGTGATGGACGAGGTGGTGAAACTCCAGATCCTTCTTGATGAACGGGTCAAGTATCTGCTGCGGCAACCGCCGGAAGCCCTTTTCGAGATCGAACCGATTCAAAAAGAGGCGCAGCTGGCGGAGGGGCCAAGCGTTTATCTGACCTGTTGCCGGTGCGGCGAGCAGGTCCTTGCCAGTCATGCCATCGAACGCCGAAATGCGGTCTACTGCCTTTCCTGTCTGCAGCGCACGAACGCCGGTTGCCGGAGTTATAGACTGCATTGA
- a CDS encoding PilZ domain-containing protein — protein MATTGKHCQRSAKRIAVEAAVLCRPYASTAGCHAVDGIMRNFSSQGIYIEAHRKFEPGSILVVRMIRLGDSSRKMVASYPRTICLGEVKWLKKNSDSQPIRYGMGIRYLD, from the coding sequence ATGGCCACCACAGGGAAACATTGCCAACGGTCGGCCAAGCGCATCGCGGTGGAGGCGGCGGTTCTGTGTCGTCCTTATGCCAGTACCGCCGGCTGTCATGCGGTGGATGGTATCATGAGGAACTTCTCCAGCCAGGGCATCTATATCGAAGCTCACCGCAAATTCGAACCCGGCAGCATTCTCGTTGTTCGGATGATTCGTTTGGGCGATTCATCGAGGAAGATGGTGGCCAGTTATCCGCGGACCATCTGTCTTGGAGAAGTGAAATGGCTTAAGAAAAATTCCGATAGCCAACCGATTCGATATGGTATGGGGATAAGATATCTCGATTGA
- a CDS encoding class I SAM-dependent methyltransferase — protein MLTSNAHLLNRRSWPYQWRYLRGNTPWENGRTPAEVIDFINTHPPGRALDLGCGTGTHALTLAQHGWEVTGIDFAARAIRKARARAVKRALPVTFILDDVTRPGCPDGTYDFALDIGCLFSLRSDERAAYTGNLSRMLKAGAWYLLFAWLPRFVAGKPRGISPEAVDLLLAGSFSRFRMTIGGEKGKASAWYWYRRR, from the coding sequence ATGTTGACTTCGAACGCACATCTCCTCAACCGTCGCAGTTGGCCATACCAGTGGCGGTATCTGCGCGGAAATACGCCCTGGGAGAACGGGCGCACACCCGCTGAGGTCATCGATTTCATCAACACCCATCCCCCCGGCCGAGCACTTGATCTTGGCTGTGGTACCGGAACCCATGCCCTGACGCTTGCCCAGCATGGCTGGGAAGTTACCGGTATCGATTTTGCCGCGCGGGCCATCCGAAAGGCTCGGGCTCGCGCCGTTAAAAGAGCGTTGCCGGTCACTTTCATTCTCGACGATGTAACCCGCCCCGGCTGCCCCGATGGAACCTATGATTTCGCGTTGGATATCGGCTGCCTTTTCTCCCTGAGGAGCGACGAGCGGGCGGCCTATACCGGCAATCTTTCCCGAATGCTCAAAGCCGGCGCCTGGTACCTCCTGTTTGCCTGGCTGCCCAGGTTCGTCGCCGGCAAGCCGCGCGGTATCTCACCGGAAGCGGTGGATTTGCTGTTGGCAGGCAGTTTCAGCCGTTTTCGCATGACCATCGGCGGGGAAAAGGGAAAAGCTTCAGCCTGGTACTGGTACCGACGGCGGTGA
- a CDS encoding peroxiredoxin produces MENGFPLIGSEFPNVQATTTQGKLNLPVDLKGKWFVLFSHPADYTPVCTTEFVAFQKRYEDFKALNCELVGLSIDQVFSHIKWVDWIKENLDVEIQFPIIADDMGLVARQLGMIHPGKGTNTVRAVFIVDDKGTVRAIFYYPQELGRNMDEILRAVKGMQTSDANGVAIPAGWPENELLGKRVIIPPAADVKTAREREKEYECYDWWFCHKAL; encoded by the coding sequence ATGGAAAACGGTTTCCCCCTCATTGGCAGCGAATTCCCGAACGTTCAGGCGACCACGACCCAAGGAAAACTCAACCTGCCCGTAGACCTCAAAGGAAAATGGTTCGTGCTGTTTTCTCATCCGGCGGACTACACACCGGTTTGCACGACCGAGTTCGTGGCGTTCCAGAAACGGTATGAAGACTTCAAGGCGCTCAATTGCGAGCTGGTGGGCCTTTCCATCGATCAGGTCTTCTCCCACATCAAATGGGTGGACTGGATCAAGGAAAATCTGGATGTGGAAATTCAGTTTCCCATCATCGCCGACGACATGGGGCTGGTGGCCCGACAACTGGGCATGATTCATCCCGGCAAAGGCACCAACACGGTGCGTGCCGTCTTCATCGTCGACGACAAGGGCACGGTGCGGGCCATCTTCTACTACCCCCAGGAATTGGGCCGCAACATGGACGAGATCCTGCGGGCCGTCAAGGGCATGCAGACCTCCGATGCCAACGGCGTGGCCATACCGGCCGGATGGCCCGAAAACGAACTCCTCGGCAAACGCGTAATCATCCCCCCGGCGGCTGACGTCAAAACGGCCCGGGAGAGGGAAAAAGAATACGAGTGCTACGACTGGTGGTTCTGTCATAAAGCGCTATAG
- a CDS encoding transcriptional repressor, with the protein MDNDSLQNFENICHENGLSITPQRVAIYKELIASSEHPSAAAIFNNVREYYKNISLDTVNRTLLKFQEIGLAKVVESSGNPKSFDPNLEPHHHFRCVKCGKIYDFKDEAYDALALPESIKGKFIILDKIVHLEGICDACREDR; encoded by the coding sequence ATGGACAACGATAGTCTGCAAAACTTCGAGAATATCTGCCATGAGAATGGGCTGAGCATCACCCCGCAACGTGTGGCAATCTATAAGGAGTTGATTGCCTCTTCGGAACATCCTTCGGCCGCTGCCATATTCAACAACGTCCGTGAGTACTATAAGAATATTTCTTTGGACACGGTGAACCGTACCTTGTTGAAATTCCAGGAAATCGGCTTGGCAAAAGTAGTCGAGAGTTCAGGAAATCCCAAGAGTTTCGACCCCAATCTTGAGCCGCATCATCACTTCAGATGTGTCAAGTGTGGAAAAATTTACGATTTCAAGGATGAGGCTTACGATGCCCTGGCGCTTCCCGAATCGATTAAAGGTAAATTTATCATCCTGGATAAAATCGTGCATCTGGAAGGAATTTGCGATGCATGCCGCGAGGACCGGTAA
- a CDS encoding diguanylate cyclase, with amino-acid sequence MNDNCHPYPILLAEDDLISRQLCKKILAREGFAVTTVANGREALELFRQRFFPIVLTDWQMPEMEGPELCRAIREENPDRYVFIVMLTSKDSKENIISGLEAGADDYIAKPAHPAELVARIRTGIRILELERSLKAAVEEIHQMSVTDPLTGIYNRGYINKRLPQEIRRAHRYGRDLTLVLCDIDHFKRVNDTYGHLAGDAVLKSFARCLAGSIRQQVDWVGRYGGEEFLIVLPETHLEGALVLTERIRRTLESTPIETSGKTTGITSSFGVACFSPGTRKAVITPEALLQEADNLLYRAKSGGRNRVEAGQLIC; translated from the coding sequence ATGAACGACAATTGCCACCCTTATCCCATTTTGCTGGCCGAAGACGACCTCATTTCGCGGCAGCTATGCAAAAAGATACTCGCCAGGGAGGGGTTTGCTGTGACCACGGTAGCCAACGGCCGCGAAGCCCTCGAACTGTTTCGGCAGCGGTTTTTTCCCATCGTTTTGACCGACTGGCAAATGCCGGAAATGGAAGGGCCGGAGTTATGCCGGGCCATTCGAGAGGAGAACCCGGACCGCTACGTCTTCATCGTCATGCTCACATCGAAAGACTCCAAGGAAAACATTATCAGCGGCCTGGAGGCCGGAGCGGACGACTACATCGCCAAACCGGCCCACCCTGCAGAACTGGTCGCCCGCATCAGGACCGGTATTCGCATCCTGGAACTGGAGCGGTCCCTCAAAGCAGCAGTCGAAGAAATCCACCAGATGTCCGTCACCGATCCACTAACCGGCATTTACAATCGGGGGTACATCAACAAACGGTTGCCCCAGGAAATCCGGAGAGCCCACCGATACGGCCGAGACCTGACGCTGGTGCTGTGTGACATCGACCATTTCAAGAGGGTAAATGATACGTATGGACATCTGGCGGGAGACGCCGTGCTCAAATCGTTTGCCCGGTGCCTGGCCGGCTCCATCCGGCAGCAGGTTGACTGGGTGGGGCGTTACGGAGGCGAAGAGTTTCTGATCGTTCTTCCGGAAACCCATTTAGAAGGAGCCCTGGTGCTGACCGAGCGAATTCGCCGAACGCTCGAATCCACCCCAATCGAGACATCCGGTAAAACGACTGGCATTACCAGCAGTTTTGGTGTGGCCTGTTTTTCTCCGGGCACCCGTAAAGCGGTCATCACCCCTGAAGCTTTGCTTCAGGAAGCCGACAACCTGCTTTACAGGGCCAAGAGCGGGGGGCGCAACCGCGTCGAAGCCGGCCAGTTGATATGTTGA
- a CDS encoding superoxide dismutase, with protein sequence MKHILPELPYAYDALEPYFDARTMEIHHTKHHQTYVDKLNAALKGQEEALADKHPEELLADLNTVPENIRTAVRNHGGGHFNHSFWWPMLKKDVPFAGPAAEAITKQFGGYDGFKETFANTAALLFGSGWTWLTLNRGNLEIVATPNQDNPVSQGKTPILGIDVWEHAYYLKYQNRRPEYIEAFFKVIDWDRVNDIYTAAQ encoded by the coding sequence ATGAAACATATTCTACCCGAACTTCCCTATGCCTACGATGCACTGGAGCCTTATTTCGATGCCCGCACCATGGAAATTCACCATACAAAACACCATCAGACCTACGTGGATAAACTCAATGCAGCCTTAAAGGGGCAGGAGGAAGCCCTGGCGGATAAACATCCCGAAGAACTTCTGGCGGATCTGAATACCGTTCCAGAGAACATCCGCACCGCCGTGCGCAACCACGGGGGCGGCCACTTCAACCACTCTTTCTGGTGGCCGATGCTTAAAAAGGATGTTCCCTTCGCCGGTCCGGCAGCCGAGGCCATCACAAAACAGTTCGGCGGCTACGATGGGTTCAAGGAAACCTTTGCCAATACTGCCGCCCTGCTGTTCGGCAGCGGATGGACCTGGCTGACCCTCAACCGGGGCAATCTTGAAATCGTAGCCACGCCCAACCAGGATAATCCGGTGAGTCAGGGCAAAACGCCGATCCTGGGTATCGATGTCTGGGAACATGCCTATTATCTGAAATATCAGAACCGTCGGCCGGAATATATTGAGGCGTTTTTCAAGGTGATCGATTGGGACCGGGTCAATGATATCTATACGGCCGCCCAATAG
- a CDS encoding hydrogen peroxide-inducible genes activator, producing the protein MLTASQLEYLIAVDRHGSFSKAAEKCFVTQPTLSMQIQKMEAELGVSLFDRRRKPVQATPLGQLVIERAYRALQEFKAIAEVVREQQETLAGELRLGIIPTLGPYLLPRFIPDMLARYAGVRVTVREMLVADIVADLRRDMLDVGIAATPLGEKGILESPLFYEPFYGFVSAGHRLADRTSLSAGDFVPDEMILLDSGHCLHGQVSQVCLGTLETRDEKAVRLRFVGGSLEGLIRIVESGHGVTLLPELAATTLPESSRGLVRPLQSPVPARQVSMITHGEGIKTRMLEVLRQSIFSGIPQGLKKKKKDWRIIDAKQA; encoded by the coding sequence ATGTTGACAGCCAGCCAACTGGAATATCTGATCGCCGTGGATCGACACGGCAGCTTTTCAAAAGCGGCCGAAAAATGCTTCGTCACCCAGCCTACCTTGAGTATGCAGATCCAAAAAATGGAGGCGGAACTGGGCGTGAGCCTTTTCGACCGCAGGCGTAAACCGGTGCAGGCCACGCCCTTGGGCCAACTGGTGATCGAGCGGGCGTACCGGGCATTGCAGGAATTCAAGGCCATCGCCGAGGTGGTGCGCGAGCAGCAGGAGACACTTGCCGGAGAACTGCGTCTGGGGATTATCCCCACGTTGGGACCTTATTTGTTGCCTCGGTTCATTCCGGACATGCTGGCCCGGTATGCGGGGGTACGGGTGACGGTCCGTGAGATGTTGGTCGCGGATATTGTCGCGGACCTGCGCCGCGATATGCTGGATGTGGGCATTGCCGCCACACCCTTAGGAGAAAAGGGCATTCTGGAAAGCCCTCTTTTTTATGAGCCCTTCTATGGTTTTGTCTCTGCCGGACATCGGCTGGCGGATCGGACGTCCCTGTCCGCCGGTGATTTCGTCCCGGACGAGATGATTCTGCTGGACAGCGGCCACTGCCTGCATGGTCAGGTTTCTCAGGTGTGTTTGGGTACGCTGGAAACGCGGGATGAAAAGGCAGTCCGGCTGCGGTTCGTAGGCGGAAGCCTCGAGGGGCTGATCCGCATCGTCGAATCCGGTCACGGCGTCACCCTGCTGCCCGAACTGGCGGCCACGACCCTTCCGGAGTCGTCGCGGGGATTGGTACGCCCCCTTCAGTCTCCGGTGCCTGCACGACAGGTGAGCATGATTACCCACGGCGAGGGTATTAAGACCCGCATGCTGGAAGTTCTCCGGCAGTCCATTTTTAGCGGAATTCCCCAGGGACTGAAGAAAAAAAAGAAGGATTGGCGAATTATCGACGCGAAACAGGCCTGA
- a CDS encoding long-chain fatty acid--CoA ligase: MTTAPWKTPYWPEGVPHEVDDYNMPLFQLLDDAARDYPNQAYTIFNDATRSFAQVKETADRIANFLHAKGIRKGDRVAIFLPNLPHYPAVYFGILKAGAVCVTCNPLYTPGELNYQLNDAGAKALFCMDHPQFYETAEKAIRDTSVETVVVCNVKSYLPWLKGFLGGLLGKIPHAERHNPGHLMFEDVVAGAEAIPPEVTIDPTEDLALIIYTGGTTGRPKGAALTHSNFVYDLKGLDTWARLVHEEGGPPEGIRKGGYHCYLGVLPWYHSFGMTCAMLSACASGSRLVCVPDPRAGDPPFTEVLKLVQKHRPTLMPAVPTIFVAFTNHSLLDQFDLTSLMGCFSGGAPLPPEVCKRFEEKTGAVIFEGYGLSETAPVVTANPTFKDTRKIGSIGFPLPGTVLKILDTETGQTELPQGEDGEVAICGPQVMKTYWNKPEETAEVFREIEGKRFFLTGDIGHVDENGFVVITDRKKDMILVGGFNVYPREVEDILFTHPKVALVAVVGVPDEKSGETVKAFIQVNPGETCTEEEIMQFCKENMAGYKRPRQIEFRDAIPVSTVGKVLRRVLRDEESETA, from the coding sequence ATGACGACAGCCCCCTGGAAGACCCCTTATTGGCCCGAAGGCGTTCCCCACGAAGTCGACGATTACAACATGCCCCTCTTTCAATTGCTCGACGATGCCGCCCGTGACTACCCCAACCAGGCCTACACCATTTTCAACGACGCGACCCGCAGCTTCGCCCAAGTCAAGGAAACGGCCGACCGGATCGCCAATTTCCTGCACGCCAAAGGGATTCGCAAGGGTGACCGGGTGGCCATCTTCCTGCCGAACCTGCCGCATTATCCGGCCGTCTACTTCGGTATTCTCAAGGCGGGGGCTGTTTGTGTAACCTGCAATCCGCTGTACACGCCCGGCGAACTCAACTACCAGCTTAACGATGCCGGCGCCAAGGCCCTGTTCTGCATGGACCATCCCCAGTTTTACGAAACGGCCGAAAAGGCCATTCGGGATACCTCGGTGGAAACCGTGGTCGTGTGCAACGTCAAATCCTACCTGCCCTGGCTCAAAGGGTTCCTGGGCGGTTTGCTGGGCAAGATCCCCCATGCCGAGCGTCATAACCCCGGACACTTGATGTTCGAAGATGTCGTGGCCGGAGCCGAAGCGATCCCGCCGGAAGTGACCATCGATCCCACGGAAGATCTGGCCCTGATTATTTACACCGGCGGCACCACCGGCCGGCCGAAAGGGGCGGCCCTGACCCATTCCAACTTCGTTTACGACCTCAAAGGGCTGGATACCTGGGCCCGGCTGGTCCATGAAGAAGGTGGGCCTCCCGAGGGCATCCGTAAGGGTGGATACCACTGCTACCTGGGCGTGCTGCCCTGGTATCACAGCTTCGGCATGACCTGCGCCATGCTTTCGGCCTGTGCGTCGGGAAGCCGCCTGGTCTGTGTGCCGGACCCGCGCGCCGGCGACCCGCCGTTTACCGAAGTACTCAAGCTGGTGCAAAAGCACCGACCCACCTTGATGCCGGCGGTGCCCACTATTTTCGTGGCCTTCACCAACCACTCCCTGCTGGATCAATTCGATCTGACGTCGCTGATGGGCTGCTTCTCCGGTGGTGCTCCATTGCCGCCCGAAGTGTGTAAGCGGTTTGAAGAGAAGACCGGCGCCGTCATTTTCGAGGGCTACGGGTTGAGTGAAACGGCCCCGGTGGTCACGGCCAATCCGACCTTCAAGGATACGCGTAAGATCGGGTCAATCGGTTTTCCCCTGCCCGGAACCGTCCTCAAGATTCTGGATACGGAGACCGGGCAAACCGAACTGCCCCAGGGAGAGGACGGCGAGGTCGCTATCTGCGGCCCCCAGGTGATGAAAACCTACTGGAACAAGCCGGAGGAAACGGCGGAGGTGTTCAGGGAGATCGAGGGAAAACGCTTTTTCCTCACCGGCGACATCGGCCACGTGGACGAAAACGGATTCGTGGTGATCACGGACCGCAAAAAGGACATGATTCTGGTAGGCGGCTTCAACGTCTATCCCAGAGAAGTGGAAGATATTCTTTTTACCCATCCCAAGGTGGCCCTGGTCGCCGTCGTGGGTGTCCCGGATGAAAAAAGCGGCGAAACGGTCAAGGCGTTCATCCAGGTCAATCCGGGAGAGACTTGCACCGAAGAAGAGATCATGCAGTTTTGCAAGGAGAACATGGCAGGCTACAAGCGGCCCAGACAGATTGAATTCCGCGATGCGATTCCGGTTTCCACGGTCGGCAAGGTTTTGCGGCGGGTGCTGCGGGACGAAGAGAGCGAGACGGCCTAA